The following proteins are co-located in the Spirosoma montaniterrae genome:
- a CDS encoding NAD(P)H-dependent glycerol-3-phosphate dehydrogenase — translation MKLTQPTRITMVGGGSWATALIKILSENNVAIKWWLRKETDAAHIKQFNHNPSYLSDVQINPKKVKVCTKIRDAVKDTDYIVLAVPAAFVADALTGLTPEHFAEKRIISAIKGMIPATNQLVTDWVSEQYNVSPSQIAVIAGPCHAEEVALEKQSYLTIASQDAACAEAVSDLLRCRFVQTTPGDDIYGVEYCAVMKNIVALASGITRGLGYGDNFQAVLVSNAMQEIRRFVDAIYPKHRDLSGSAYLGDLLVTAYSPFSRNRTFGTLIGRGYTIQSAQAEMNMIAEGYYAVKSIHAINQRFNVDMPITNAVYSILYERVAPSGAMNRLSAGLR, via the coding sequence AAATGGTGGCTCCGCAAAGAAACAGATGCCGCCCATATCAAGCAGTTCAACCACAATCCCAGTTACCTTAGTGACGTACAGATCAATCCCAAAAAGGTAAAAGTCTGTACCAAAATCCGCGATGCCGTTAAAGATACAGATTACATTGTGCTGGCTGTTCCGGCTGCTTTTGTGGCCGATGCCCTCACGGGTTTGACACCTGAACACTTCGCTGAGAAGCGAATCATATCGGCCATTAAGGGTATGATTCCCGCTACGAATCAATTAGTTACGGATTGGGTGAGCGAGCAATACAACGTATCGCCGAGTCAGATAGCCGTTATTGCCGGGCCATGCCATGCGGAAGAAGTAGCTCTTGAGAAACAATCGTACCTGACCATTGCCTCGCAGGATGCCGCCTGCGCTGAGGCCGTGTCGGACCTGCTTCGATGCCGGTTTGTGCAAACTACCCCCGGCGACGACATATACGGCGTTGAATACTGTGCCGTAATGAAAAATATCGTGGCTTTGGCGTCGGGTATTACGCGTGGGCTGGGCTACGGCGATAATTTTCAGGCGGTGCTGGTATCGAACGCTATGCAGGAAATTCGGCGATTTGTGGACGCTATTTACCCTAAACACCGCGACCTGAGCGGCTCAGCTTATCTCGGCGATTTGCTTGTAACGGCTTATTCGCCCTTTAGCCGCAACCGCACCTTTGGCACGCTCATTGGGCGGGGCTATACTATTCAGTCGGCGCAGGCTGAGATGAACATGATTGCCGAAGGATATTATGCTGTAAAAAGCATTCATGCCATTAACCAGCGGTTCAACGTCGATATGCCAATTACGAATGCTGTGTACAGTATTCTTTATGAGCGTGTTGCACCGTCAGGAGCCATGAACCGACTAAGTGCCGGCTTGCGGTGA